From the Variovorax paradoxus genome, the window CAACCCGCCGACGCACGGCGGCGCCGTGGTGGCCGCGGTGCTCGGCAACCCCGAGCTGCGTGCCCTCTGGGAAAAGGAACTCGGAGAAATGCGCGTGCGCATCAAGGCCATGCGTCAGAAGCTGGTCGACGGCCTGAAGGCCGCTGGCGTGAAGGAAGACATGAGCTTCATCACCACGCAGATCGGCATGTTCAGCTATTCCGGCCTGACCAAGGACCAGATGGTGCGCCTGCGCAACGAGTTCGGCGTGTACGGCACCGACACGGGCCGCATGTGCGTCGCAGCGCTGAACAGCAAGAACATCGAGCACGTGTGTGCCTCGATCGCCAAGGTCGTCTAAGCCAATCACAGGCGAAATGCAGTCATCCAGGTGACAGCAGAGTGTGAGGGAATGCGTTTGCGACGATTCCTTCACACTCTTCCGGAAGCACCCATGCGTCGGGGTGTGGATAGGGGTTAGGCCCCCTGCAATGCAGCAGACGCGCTGATATATTGCACTGCAACATTCCACTCGAAGACCAGCGATGCTCTACCAACTCTACGAAGCCCAGCGTTCCTTGATGGAGCCCTTCTCGGACTTCGCCCAGGCCGCTTCCAAGCTCTACAGCCCTGGCGCCGTGTGGGGCCAGTTGCCCATGGCCCAGCGCATGGCCGCGGGCTACGACCTTCTCTACCGCCTCGGCAAGGACTACGAGAAGCCCGAGTTCAACATCAAGTCGGTGAAGGTCGAGGGCAAGGATGTGGTCATCCAGGAGGCCATCGAGCTCGACAAGCCGTTCTGCGAGCTGCGCCGCTTCAAGCGCTTCACCGACGAGCCGCACATCCTCAAGACCCTCAAGAGCCAGCCCGTGGTGCTCATCGTGGCGCCGCTGTCGGGCCACTACGCCACGCTGCTGCGCGACACCGTGCGCACCATGCTGCAGGACCACAAGGTCTACATCACCGACTGGAAGAACGCACGCCTGGTTCCGTTGTCGGAAGGCGAGTTCCATCTCGACGATTACATCAATTACGTGCAGGAGTTCATCCGCCATCTGCAGGCCGAGTACGGCAACTGCCACGTGGTGAGCGTGTGCCAGCCCACGGTGCCTGTGCTGGCCGCCGTGTCGCTCATGGCCAGCCGCGGCGAGCCGCTGCCGCTCACCATGACCATGATGGGCGGCCCCATCGATGCGCGAAAGTCGCCCACCGCGGTCAACAACCTCGCGATGAACAAGAGCTTCGAGTGGTTCGAGAACAACGTGATCTACCGCGTGCCACAAGGCTTCCCCGGTGAAGGCCGACGCGTGTACCCCGGCTTCCTGCAGCACACCGGCTTCGTGGCCATGAACCCCGACCGCCACGCCAGCAGCCACTACGACTACTTCAAGGACCTCATCAAGGGCGACGACGCCAGCGCCGAGGCCCACCGCAAGTTCTACGACGAGTACAACGCCGTGCTCGACATGGACGCCGACTACTACCTCGAGACCATCCGCGCCGTGTTCCAGGAGTTCGACCTGGTCAACGGCACGTGGGACGTGAAGAACCCCGACGGCCAGGTGGAGCGCGTGCGCCCGCAGGACATCCGCGGCGCCGCCCTGCTCACCGTCGAAGGCGAACTCGACGACATCTCGGGCTCCGGCCAGACCGAGGCCGCGCACAGCCTGTGCACCGGCATCGCCGACAGCCAGCGCGAGCACTACGAGGTCAAGGGCGCGGGGCACTACGGCATCTTCAGCGGCCGCCGGTGGCGCGAACTGGTGTACCCGAAGGTGCTGAAGTTCATCGCCGCCCACGACGAGCCGCAGCGCCGCGCCGCCGACAGCGCGCTGCTGGCGTCCGAAGACGGTGCCCGGTCGGCCCGCAAGACCGCGTCCGTCGCAGCGAAGAAGGCACCCGCTGCCAAGACCGGCGCCGTTGCCGTGCCCGCGAAGAAAGCCGCCGCGCGCAAGAAGCCCGGCACCAGCGCCGCGCGCTGACCGCGCACGTCAGCTTCCAGTGAACGGACTCGCCGCACGCATCAACGACGCACTGCCCCAGACGCAGTGCACCCGGTGCGGCTACCCCGACTGCGCCGGCTACGCGCAGGCCGTGGCCGACGAGGAAGCCGGCATCAACCAGTGCCCTCCGGGAGGTGCCGAAGGCATCGACCGGCTGGCGTCCATCACCGGGCGGCCCGCGCTGCCGCTCGACCCACAGTTCGGCACCGAAGGCCCGCGCGCCATGGCCGTCATAGACGAAGCCTGGTGCATCGGCTGCACGCTGTGCCTCGACGCCTGCCCCACCGACGCCATCGTCGGCATCAACAAGCGCATGCACACCGTGATCGAGGCGCACTGCACCGGCTGCGAGTTGTGCATTCCGGTCTGCCCGGTCGATTGCATCTCGCTCGAGGTCGAGACACCGGGCCGCAGCGGCTGGCAGGCGTGGTCGGCCGAACAGGCCGGCCACGCGCGGCACCGCTACGCGCTGCACGGCACCCACCGCAACACCGAGGCGCGCCTGGCCGACAAGCCGGCCGCAGCCGAAGCCCCGCAGGACGCCGGCGCACGCAAGCGCGCCATCGTCGAAGCCGCCCTGGCACGGGCACGCGCCGCATCGCAGCAACGCCCACCGGCGACCAAGCCATGACGCTCGACACCCTGTCGATCTACATCGTCGCCTCGCTGGCGTTGGCGCTGATTCCCGGTCCGACGATGCTGTTGGCGCTGTCCAATGGCATCGAGGGCGGCATGCGCCGCGCAAGCTGGGGCATCGCGGGCGCGTCGCTCGGCAGCATCACGCTGATCGCCATCGTGGCGCTCGGCCTGGGCTCGCTGCTGGCGGCTTCGGAATGGCTCTTCAATGCCATCCGCATCGCAGGCGTGGCCTACCTCGTGTGGCTCGGCGTGAAGCTCTGGCGCAGCGAGCCGACCGACCTGCGCGTCGCGCTTGCGAAGTCCCCGCTCGAGACGCGTCCGCATGGCCGCCTCGCCCTCGTGCGCAGCCTGGCCGTGGCGCTGTCGAACCCCAAGACGGTGCTGTTCTTCGCGGCCTTCCTGCCGCAGTTCGTCGACATCACGCAACCGCAAGGGCCGCAGTACCTGCTGCTCGGCGCGGTGTTCGTCGCGCTCGACACCTGCGTGATGCTGGCCTACGCCGGGGCCGGCACGCAGGCCGTGCGCTTCCTCTCGCAGCGCGGCCTCAAGGCGATGAACCGCGGCTGCGCAGCCGGCATGTGGCTGCTGGCCGCTACGCTTGCGGTGTGGCGCCGCCCCGGCGCTTGAACAGCAACAGCAGCACGCCCGCCAGCACCACGCCGACGGCATACCACTCGAAGCGCGTGACCGTCTCGTGGGCGATCCACACGCCCAGCAGCATCGCGATCACCGGGTTCACGAAGGTGTAGCTCGCCGCCAGCGCGGCCGGCGCCTCCGCCAGCAGCACCATGTAGGCGTTGAAGGCAATGAGCGAACCGAACACGACGAGGTAGACCCATGCGGCGACGGCCTCGGGCTGCGGCGGCCAGTTCGTCGTTTCGCCCGACACCGCGGCGAGCCCCATCAGCACCACGCCGCCGCACAGCATCTCGCTCGCAAAGCCCATCGCGCCCGGTGCCAGCGGCAGGCGGCGCTGGCTCAGCACACTGCCCAGCGACCAGCACACGCAGGCGATGCAGATGGCCACGAGGCCTTCGGGCGACGACCTGAAGCCGCTGCCCTGCGTGAGCATCAACACGCCGACGAGCCCGAGCGCGATGCCAGCCGCCTCGAGCCGCGAGGGCTTCACGCCCCATACGAGGTTGAGCAAGGCGATGAGCAACGGGATTACCGCAATGAACGCCACCACGAGCCCGGACCCGATCGAGACCTCGGCATTGGCCGTGCCGCCCATGCCGCCGCCCAGCATCAGCGCACCGACGACGAAGGCGTTGCGCCACTGCGCGAGCGAAGGCCACGGCGCGCCGCGCCAGCGCATCCACGCCGCGAGCAGCACGCCGGCGAAGAGAAAGCGCGACCCCATCTGCAGGAACGGTGGAAAGCTGATCAGCGCGTACTTGATCGCGAGATAGGTCGAGCCCCACACCACCCACGTGGCGGCAAGGCAGAGCCACAGCAGCAGCGGCAATCCGGGGTGACCCGCCGACGGCGCGGCGTGGGCAGGCGATGTGAGCGTGGGCATGTCGACGGTGTCTCTTGTTGGCGTTCGATGCCGACCATGGTATGAAGGCCATCCTGCCGAAGCCATGCACGTTTCATGGTTCTTAGCTCTCCAAACCATCGATTTGAAGGAGTTGCATGGACTTTTCCTTGAACCCCTCGCTGGACGCCCACGACACCCGCATCCTTTCCGAACTGCAGGCCGACGCGCGCCTCACCATGGCCGAACTGGGCCGTCGCGTGCACCTGAGCCAGCCCGCCGTCACCGAGCGCGTGAAGAAGCTGGAAGCTGCGGGCGTCATCAGCGGCTACCGCGCCACCGTGAACCTCGGCAAGCTGGGCTACGGCATCCGCGCGATCATTCGCGTGGGCCGCGCCGATTACGCGCGCGTGGTCGAACTGGTGCAGCAGACGCCCGAATGCGTCAACGCCTACAACGTGACCGGGGAAGACAGCTGGGTGCTCGAGATCGCGGTGATCGACGTGAGCCACCTCGACGCGGTGGTCACCAAGTTCTGCATCCTCACGGAGACGGCGACGTCGATCATCCTGAACCCGGCGCGCGAGCACCAGGCGATGCTGCCGCCGCAGCGGGCGGACGTGAAGCCGCCGATCAGGAAAGTGCTCAACGCATGAACGGGTTCGGCCCCGGCTTTCCGCACTTCGAGCCGCTTCGCCTTCCCCTATCCGGTGGCAACACCGGCGGCCCGGCGCAGCAGGTTACGCGGTGTTCCTCGCGCGAAGTCAGGGCCTCGACGCGGTGGCGGCCAAGGCGCCGAAAGCCGCAACCACTTCCGCCGGCGCCTGCACCATCTCGATCAGCACGCCCTCGCCCGCGATGGGAAACTCGTCGTTCGCCTTCGGGTGCAGGAAGCAGATGTCGAAGCCGGCTGCGCCCTTGCGGATGCCGCCCGGTGCAAAACGCACGCCCTGCGCCGTGAGCCACTCCACGGCCCTGGGCAGGTCGTCGATCCAGAGCCCGACGTGGTTCAGCGGCGTGGTGTGAACGGCAGGCTTCTTCTCCGGGTCCAGCGGCTGCATCAGGTCGACCTCGACCTTGAAAGGTCCGACGCCCATCGCGCAGATATCCTCGTCGACGTTCTCGCGCTCGCTCTTGAAAGTGCCTGTGACCTCGAGCCCCAGCATCTCGACCCACAGCTTCTGCAGGCGCAATTTGTCGGGACCGCCGATGGCGATCTGCTGGATGCCCAGCACCTTGAACGGACGTGTGGTCATGCGGCGCAACCTTTCTCTTGTTCCTGGACCTGGCGCGCATCAAGCCCGAGCTTGCGCAGCAGCACCGTGTCGGCTTCCACATCGGGGTTGCCCGTCACGAGCAGCTTGTCGCCGTAGAAGATCGAGTTGGCGCCAGCCATGAAGCACAGCGCCTGCACTGCGTCGCCCATCTGCTGGCGCCCGGCCGACAGCCGTACGCGTGCGGTCGGCATGGTGATGCGCGCGACCGCGATCATGCGCACGAAGTCGAACGGGTCCACCGGCTCCGAGTCGGCCAGCGGCGTGCCAGGCACGCGCACCAGGCTGTTGATCGGCACCGACTCCGGGTACGGGTTCAGGTTGGCCAGTTGCGCGATGAGCCCTGCACGGTGCACCGGTGCCTCCCCCATGCCGACGATGCCGCCGCAGCACACGCTGATGCCGGCGCTGCGCACGTGGGCCAGCGTGTCGAGCCTGTCCTGGTAGGTGCGGGTGTCGACCACGTCGGTGTAGTACTCGGGCGCAGTGTCGAGGTTGTGGTTGTAGTAGTCGAGGCCCGCGGCCTTGAGCTGGTGCGCGTGGTGTGGCTCCAGCATGCCGAGCGTGGCGCAGGTCTGCATGCCGAGGCCCTTCACCGCTTCGACGAGCACCGCCACCTTCTCCACGTCGCGGTCCTTGGGCGCGCGCCACGCGGCGCCCATGCAGAAGCGGGTGGCGCCGGCGTCCTTGGCGGCCTGCGCGGCGCGCACCACCTCCTCGACCTCCATCAGCTTCTGCGCCTTCACGCCAGTGTCGAACTCGGCGGATTGCGGGCAGTAGCCGCAGTTCTCGGGGCAGCCGCCGGTCTTCACCGACAGCAGCGTGGCCAGCTCGATGTCGCCGGCAGGAAAGTGCTGGCGATGCACGGTCTGCGCCTCGAACAGCAACGCCATGAACGGCTTGTCGAAGAGCGCCTGGACGGCCTTGACCGACCAGCGGTCCGTGGCCTTCGCCGCCACCGGCTTCGCAGGCCGATGCAGGGTGATGGCCTGCTGCAAGTCGTTGGCGCCCATCAGTTGAACTCCATGATGACCTGGTCGACGGCCAGAGATTCGCCCTTGTTCGCGGAAATCTTGCCCACCACGCCGTCCTGCGTGGCGAACAGAACGTTCTCCATCTTCATCGCCTCGATCACCGCGAGCTTCTCGCCGGCGCGCACCTGCTGCCCCGGCTGCACCGACACCTCGACCAGCAGGCCCGGCATCGGCGACATCAGGAACTTGCTCAGGTCCGGCGGCGCCTTGTAGGGCATGAGTTCGAGAAGCCGCGCGCCCAGCGGCGACAGCACGAGCGCTTCGATCTGCGTGCCGTCGTGCGACACGCGCAGCGCCAGCGGGCTCTTGCCCGCACCGCGCTCCACTTGCGCAGTGAAGGGCTTGCCGTTCACCATGCCCTGGACGCGGATCGCGCCCAGCGCGAAGCTGCTGTCGATCTTGTAGCTCCTGTCGGCCACCGCCACCGCGCTCGCGCCGGTCTTGCCCTGGAAGTCGGTGACCGACACCGGGTGGTGCACGTTCCTGCCTTCGGCGCCGAGTTCGACCACCACGAACTGCTCGCCCACCTTCACACCGTGCCCCTCGAGTTGACCGCTGATGCCCGAGGCGCGCGCGCGGTAGCGGCGGTGCACGTAGGCGGCCAGCGCCACCAGGAACGACGGATCGGCGTGCGGCACGTCTTCCGCGTGGAAGCCCTTGCCGTAGTGCTCGGCGATGAAGCCGGTGTTGAAATCGCCCGCCACGAACTTCGGATGCGCCAGCAGCGCGGCCTGGAACGGAATGTTGCTGCTGATGCCGCGGATCACGAAACCGTTGAGCGCCTCCCGCATGCAGGCGATCGCGTGGTTGCGGTCTCGGCCGTGCACGATGAGCTTGGCGATCATCGAGTCGTAGTACATCGGGATCTCGCCGCCGTCGTACACGCCGGTGTCCACGCGCACGCCATAAAGGTGCGCCGTGTCGCTCGCGAACATGCTTTCCTTGGGCGGCTGGAACTTCACCAGTCGGCCGGTCGACGGCAGGAAGTTGCGGAACGGGTCCTCGGCGTTGATGCGGCACTCGATGGCCCAGCCCTCGCGCTTCACCTCGGCCTGGGTCAGCGGCAGCGGCTCGCCGGCGGCCACGCGGATCATCAGCTCGACCAGGTCGAGCCCGGTGATGCACTCCGTCACCGGATGCTCCACCTGCAGGCGCGTGTTCATTTCCAGGAAGTAGAAGCTCTGGTCCTTGCCGACCACGAACTCCACCGTGCCCGCGCTCTGGTACTTCACGGCCTTGGCCAGCTGCACCGCCTGCTCGCCCATCGCCTTGCGCGTGGCGTCGGAGATGAAGGGCGACGGCGCTTCCTCGATCACCTTCTGGTGGCGCCGCTGGATCGAGCATTCGCGCTCGTTCAGGTAGATCACGTTGCCGTGCGAATCGCCCAGCACCTGGATCTCGATGTGGCGCGGCTCCTCGACGAACTTCTCGATGAACACGCGGTCGTCGCCGAAGCTGTTGCGCGCCTCGTTGCGGCACGAGGTGAAGCCCTCGAAGGCCTCCTTGTCGTTGAAGGCCACGCGCAGGCCCTTGCCGCCGCCGCCGGCCGAGGCCTTGATCATCACCGGATAGCCGATTTCCTTGGCGATCTCCACGGCGCGCTCGGCCGTCTCGATGGCGTCGTTCCAGCCCGGAATGGTGTTGACCTTGGCTTCGTTCGCGAGCTTCTTCGAGGCGATCTTGTCGCCCATCGCCGCGATCGAATAGTGCTTCGGCCCGATGAAGGCGATGCCCTCTTCCTCGACCTTGCGCGCGAAGGCCTCGTTCTCCGACAGGAAGCCGTAGCCGGGGTGCACCGCCTCGGCGCCCGTCTGCTTGCACGCCGCGATGATGCGGTCGGCCTGCAGGTAGCTCTCGCGGCTGGGCGCCGCACCGATGTGCACCGCTTCGTCGGCCAGCTCGACGTGGCGGGCTTCCTTGTCGGCGTCGGAGTAGACGGCGACCGTGAGGATGCCCATCTTCTTCGCGGTCTGGATGACCCGGCAGGCGATTTCCCCGCGGTTTGCGATCAGGATCTTCTTAAACATTTCGGGTCTCCGCGTGGAAATCGCCGGCACGCGCTACGCGTGCCAAGCAATTTGGCTTCGCCGAAGCGGCCTTGCGGCCGCTTTCGCCGCAATTGGCAATCAGGATCTTCTTGAACATGTTATTTGCGTCCAATGTCTTTCAGGGAAACACCGCGGAACCGGCTTTGCCGGGCCGCTGGTGTTGCCCCCGGTAGGGGGTTGGCGAAGCGACACGAAGTGCGCGGAGACTGGGGGCGAGCCATTCAAAGCGGAATGTTGCCGTGCTTGCGCCACGGGTTCTCGAGCTTCTTCTCGCGCAGCATCACGAGCGAGCGGCAGATGCGCTTGCGCGTCTCGTGCGGCAGGATCACGTCGTCGATGTAGCCGCGTGCGCTCGCCACGTACGGGTTGGCGAAACGCGCCTTGTATTCGGCTTCGCGCGCCGCGAGCTTCTCGGGATCGTTCTTGTCCTCGCGGAAGATGATCTCCACCGCGCCCTTGGCGCCCATCACCGCGATCTCGGCGCGTGGCCATGCGAGGTTGACGTCGCCGCGCAGGTGTTTCGAAGCCATCACGTCGTACGCACCGCCATAGGCCTTGCGCGTGATGACGGTGATCTTGGGCACCGTGCACTCCGCGTACGCGTACAGCAGCTTGGCGCCGTGCTTGATGATGCCGCCGTACTCCTGCCCGGTGCCGGGCATGAAGCCAGGCACGTCCACGAAGGTGACCACCGGGATGTTGAAGGCATCGCAGAAGCGCACGAAGCGCGCGGCCTTGATGCTGCTCTTGATGTCCAGGCAGCCGGCCAGCACCAGCGGCTGGTTGGCCACGATGCCGATGGTCTGGCCTTCCATGCGCGCGAAGCCGATCACGATGTTCTTCGCATAGTCGGGCTGCAGCTCGAAGAAGTCGCCGTCGTCCACCACCTTCAGGATCAGTTCCTTGATGTCGTAGGGCTTGTTCGGGTTGTCGGGCACCAGCGTGTCGAGCGAATAGTCGGGCCGGTCGGCCGGATCACCCTGGCCGTTGTTGCCCAGCCGCACCGGCGGCTTCTCGCGGTTGTTCAGCGGCAGGTAGTTGTAGAGGCGGCGCAGCATCATCAGCGCCTCGACGTCGTTCTCGAACGCCATGTCGGCCACGCCGCTGCGCGTGGTGTGGGTGATGGCGCCGCCGAGTTCCTCGGCCGTCACGGTTTCGTGCGTGACGGTCTTCACCACGTCAGGGCCGGTGACGAACATGTAGCTGCTGTCCTTCACCATGAAGATGAAGTCGGTCATGGCCGGCGAGTACACCGCGCCGCCCGCGCAGGGGCCCATCACCATGCTGATCTGCGGCACCACGCCCGAGGCCATCACGTTGCGCTGGAACACGTCGGCATAGCCGCCGAGCGAGGCCACGCCTTCCTGGATGCGCGCGCCGCCCGAGTCGTTCAGGCCGATGACGGGTGCGCCGACCTTCATGGCCTGGTCCATCACCTTGCAGATCTTCTCGGCATGGGCCTCGCTGAGCGCGCCGCCGAAGACGGTGAAGTCCTGGCTGAAGACGAACACCAGGCGGCCGTTGATCATGCCGTAGCCGGTGACCACGCCGTCGCCGGGGATCTTCTGCTCGCCCATGCCGAAGTCCACCGAGCGGTGCTCGACGAACATGTCCCATTCCTCGAAGGTGTTGTCGTCGAGCAGCAGCTCGATGCGCTCGCGCGCGGTGAGCTTGCCCTTGGCATGCTGCGCGTCGATGCGCTTCTGCCCGCCGCCGAGGCGCGCCTGGGCGCGGCGCTTTTCGAGTTGTTCGATCAGTTCTTGCATGGTGTGGCTCCGAAGCGTTGGTCCTGAGTATTTCTGCGATGCGTCCTCACGGACGCGCGGTGATGGCGGCTGCCGCGAGCAGGCTGCGCGCGGCGGCCGACGCAGGCAGCGTGCCCTGCGCCACCTGCTGCGTGAGCTGCGGCAGGAGCTCGCGCACCTGCGGGTGATGTCTGAAAGCCTGCTTGAGGCCGGCGTCGATGCGCTCCCACATCCACGCGGTAGCCTGCTTCTCGCGGCGCCGCGCGAGCTTGCCGTTGGCGGTCTGGAGTTGCCTGAACTGCGCGACGGCATCCCAGAAGGCGTCGACGCCGGTGTTGGCCAATGCGCTGAGCTGCAGCACCTTCGGCAACCAGAAGCGCACTTCGGCGCCGCTGTGCGCGTCGTGCACCGCGTGCGCGTGTTCGGGGTTGCCCTGGTGGCCGAAGAGGCGCAGTGCCGAGGTGATCTGCGCCTGCGCGCGCGTGGCGGCGGCGGCGTCGATGTCGGCCTTGTTGATGACCACGAGGTCGGCGATTTCCATCACGCCCTTCTTGATCGCCTGCAGGTCGTCGCCCGCATTGGGCAGCTGCATGAGCACGAACATGTCGGTCATGCCGGCCACTGCGGTCTCGGACTGGCCCACGCCGACCGTCTCGACGATCACGACGTCATAGCCCGCGGCCTCGCACACCAGCATGGCCTCGCGCGTCTTCTCGGCCACCCCGCCGAGCGTGCCGCTCGACGGACTCGGCCGGATGTAGGCCCGCTCGTGTACCGACAACCGTTCCATGCGTGTCTTGTCGCCGAGGATGGAGCCGCCCGAGACGGTGGACGACGGATCGATGGTCAGCACCGCCACGCGATGCCCCTTGCCGATCAGCAGCAGCCCCAGGGTTTCGATGAAGGTCGACTTGCCGACGCCCGGCACACCCGAGATGCCGAGGCGAAAAGAATGGCCGGTGCGCGGCAGCAGCGCCGTGAGCAGCTCGTCGGCCTGCGCGCGGTGGTCGGCGCGCGTGGACTCGAGCAGCGTGATGGCCTTGGCGATCGCGCGCCGCTGCGCCATGCCTTGCGTGCCCGCGAGCGCTTCCCCGAGGCCCTGCACCGTGTTCAGCACGCAGCCTCCGACGCCATGCGCCAGCGGTAATGCAGGTCGACGCCCTCCTCGCCCTCGAGAACGAAGCCGTGCCGCAGGTAGAAGCGGTTGGCGTCGCTGCGCACCAGGGCGGTGAGCTTGATGTCGAGCTGCTGCGAACGCGCCTGCGACTTGGCCCATGCGAGCACCCATTCGCCGATGCCCAGGCCCTGGAAGCCGGTGCGCAGGTAGAGGTGGTCGAGGCGCAGCGCGTCGCCGCCCTCGGGCTTGAGCGTGACGAAGCCCACGCGCTGATCGCCGTCGAGCACGATGTGGTGCATGAAGGGCACCACGAAGCCCGCACTCAGGCGCTCGCGCGAACGTGCGAGGTCGAAGCGGCCCACGCGCTCCAGGCTCGGGCGCATCGCGTCGACGCGCAGCGCCAGCATGGATTCGAAATCGCTGGAGTCCACCGGCTGCAGCGACAGCCGCGACAGGAGATCGCTCACGTCGGGCTCAGGCGGTCACCGCCGCGCGGATCTGCTCGAGCACATCCTTGGCGCTGGCCGGAATCGGCGTGCCCGGCCCGTAGATGCCCTTGACGCCGGCCTCGTAGAGAAAGTCGTAGTCCTGCCGCGGGATCACGCCGCCGACGAACACGATGATGTCGTCCGCGCCCTGCTTCTTCAGCTCTTCGATGATGGCCGGCACCAGCGTCTTGTGGCCCGCGGCCAGCGTGCTCACGCCCACCGCGTGCACGTCGTTCTCGATGGCCTGGCGCGCGCATTCCTCGGGCGTCTGGAAGAGCGGGCCCATGTCCACGTCGAAGCCCAGGTCGGCGAAGGCCGTGGCCACCACCTTGGCGCCGCGGTCGTGCCCGTCCTGGCCCAGCTTGGAAATCATGACGCGCGGGCGGCGGCCCTGTTCCTCGGCGAAGGCGTTGATCTCGGTCTTGAGATTTTCCCAGCCCTCGGCCGAGTCGTATGCGGCGGCGTACACGCCGGTCACCTTCTGCGTATCGGCGCGATGGCGGCCGAACGACTTCTCGAGCGCATCGGAGATCTCGCCCACCGTGGCGCGCAGCCGCACCGCGTCGATGCTCAGCGCCAGCAGGTTGCCGGTGTTGCTCTCGGCGGCTTCGGTCAGCGCGTCGAGCGCGGTCTGCACCCTGGCGTTGTCGCGCGCGGCGCGAATGGCCTGCAGCCGCGCCACCTGCTGGTCGCGCACCTTCACGTTGTCGATGGAGAGGCTGTCGATCACGTCCTCGGTCTTCAGCTTGTACTTGTTGACGCCGACGATCACGTCCTTGCCCGAGTCGATGCGCGCCTGCTTCTCGGCGGCGGCGGCCTCGATCTTGAGCTTGGCCCAGCCGCTGTCGACCGCCTTGGTCATGCCGCCCATGGCCTCGACCTCCTCGATGATGGCCCAGGCCGCATCGGCCATGTCCTGCGTGAGCTTCTCCATCATGTAGCTGCCGGCCCAGGGGTCGATCACATTCGTGATGTGCGTTTCTTCCTGGATGATGAGCTGCGTGTTGCGCGCGATGCGCGAGCTGAACTCGGTCGGCAGCGCAATGGCTTCGTCGAGCGCGTTGGTGTGCAGGCTCTGCGTGCC encodes:
- a CDS encoding acyl-CoA carboxylase subunit beta, which gives rise to MQELIEQLEKRRAQARLGGGQKRIDAQHAKGKLTARERIELLLDDNTFEEWDMFVEHRSVDFGMGEQKIPGDGVVTGYGMINGRLVFVFSQDFTVFGGALSEAHAEKICKVMDQAMKVGAPVIGLNDSGGARIQEGVASLGGYADVFQRNVMASGVVPQISMVMGPCAGGAVYSPAMTDFIFMVKDSSYMFVTGPDVVKTVTHETVTAEELGGAITHTTRSGVADMAFENDVEALMMLRRLYNYLPLNNREKPPVRLGNNGQGDPADRPDYSLDTLVPDNPNKPYDIKELILKVVDDGDFFELQPDYAKNIVIGFARMEGQTIGIVANQPLVLAGCLDIKSSIKAARFVRFCDAFNIPVVTFVDVPGFMPGTGQEYGGIIKHGAKLLYAYAECTVPKITVITRKAYGGAYDVMASKHLRGDVNLAWPRAEIAVMGAKGAVEIIFREDKNDPEKLAAREAEYKARFANPYVASARGYIDDVILPHETRKRICRSLVMLREKKLENPWRKHGNIPL
- the meaB gene encoding methylmalonyl Co-A mutase-associated GTPase MeaB, producing MAQRRAIAKAITLLESTRADHRAQADELLTALLPRTGHSFRLGISGVPGVGKSTFIETLGLLLIGKGHRVAVLTIDPSSTVSGGSILGDKTRMERLSVHERAYIRPSPSSGTLGGVAEKTREAMLVCEAAGYDVVIVETVGVGQSETAVAGMTDMFVLMQLPNAGDDLQAIKKGVMEIADLVVINKADIDAAAATRAQAQITSALRLFGHQGNPEHAHAVHDAHSGAEVRFWLPKVLQLSALANTGVDAFWDAVAQFRQLQTANGKLARRREKQATAWMWERIDAGLKQAFRHHPQVRELLPQLTQQVAQGTLPASAAARSLLAAAAITARP
- a CDS encoding GNAT family N-acetyltransferase, producing the protein MSDLLSRLSLQPVDSSDFESMLALRVDAMRPSLERVGRFDLARSRERLSAGFVVPFMHHIVLDGDQRVGFVTLKPEGGDALRLDHLYLRTGFQGLGIGEWVLAWAKSQARSQQLDIKLTALVRSDANRFYLRHGFVLEGEEGVDLHYRWRMASEAAC
- the scpA gene encoding methylmalonyl-CoA mutase, producing MSSTPEPTFKPADLEAWAKAAAKSAPGGDVNALNWITPDGISVKPLYTAADLQGLKYTDTLPGFEPYLRGPQATMYAVRPWTIRQYAGFSTAEESNAFYRKALAAGGQGVSVAFDLATHRGYDSDHPRVTGDVGKAGVAIDSVEDMKILFDQIPLDKVSVSMTMNGAVLPVLAGYVVAAEEQGVAQDQLSGTIQNDILKEFMVRNTYIFPPQPSMRIIGDIIEYTAQNMPKFNSISISGYHMQEAGANQALELAFTLADGKEYVKTALAKGLDVDGFAGRLSFFWAIGMNFYLEVAKMRAARLLWCRIMKEFEPKNPKSLMLRTHCQTSGWSLTEQDPYNNVVRTTIEAMAAVFGGTQSLHTNALDEAIALPTEFSSRIARNTQLIIQEETHITNVIDPWAGSYMMEKLTQDMADAAWAIIEEVEAMGGMTKAVDSGWAKLKIEAAAAEKQARIDSGKDVIVGVNKYKLKTEDVIDSLSIDNVKVRDQQVARLQAIRAARDNARVQTALDALTEAAESNTGNLLALSIDAVRLRATVGEISDALEKSFGRHRADTQKVTGVYAAAYDSAEGWENLKTEINAFAEEQGRRPRVMISKLGQDGHDRGAKVVATAFADLGFDVDMGPLFQTPEECARQAIENDVHAVGVSTLAAGHKTLVPAIIEELKKQGADDIIVFVGGVIPRQDYDFLYEAGVKGIYGPGTPIPASAKDVLEQIRAAVTA